The proteins below are encoded in one region of Passer domesticus isolate bPasDom1 chromosome 22, bPasDom1.hap1, whole genome shotgun sequence:
- the LOC135285229 gene encoding forkhead-associated domain-containing protein 1 isoform X5, with translation MRAFLKSSGGCFQLKSYTTTIGSHRGADIVLQSAGVADRHAALEFSASDNSFILHDFNSPHGTFVNSCQVQNAAVRVRPGDILSFGTAGASFELVLDGAAQMPCSPMKRRMGWSGQLQVVAEPKPWTAASPLCLPSLQGQLPPDSLGSGAPRAPSHGPHLVLPRRPASAQNKSTASATSLDTSSRTSAVRPVSASFSGDGASSVRRAPPLGPHKVDLLLQGKQGEKLLEKELGHLFCLETQLKGKDVVMRDLQEEIAAMAKKLAQAAVRNEAELTQELLTFSRELGAQTEEIKALREQINDLQKGSNQVFSHSLHERDLEIGRLRKESEKLKRDQALTAGLVSNLQRELLQKDQKIQQLQQETEKLNKENQENDNQLAVVSAKCSRIKEETKHELREQELISCRNRIKELEQGLQGLQGEIRKHESVQKQLAEKTKVEEELKAAWCQQAGQLREMGRRERLLWSDVQRAGEQLESFKTQVMQVFSPSAAGSTGKPVTEQQVIEKVRQISDEKQQSHEREKSLQKELSSRLAKEKEVSANIEVFKDSLQKLQACLRSPCSSASLRGELGQLELLCLDPPVSAIRTAVVDMARGPLSWLEGAEQLLDSAGVDLHTSGKGLLAALGSLLEKSQEMAQRNQMLQEQLEKLQELQAELLQGHTKELEAKHEQDLQKKIQQIILEKDKESKQILESAVTEEKEKCKKSVEEEQRKIQELESHLRSMAEANTKKAEDQELTEGKLREALLELKKITAQEALLQQQVLQQSQQLRAAQEENELQRQKLQEEVAEYREQSRQHSLTILALEDRLLEATQQQKVLEEEKAALVEKMEGLQCDAHSSASGAWLEICPALESHVCLRKLHEKLAVVQGMLLEKKVVISRLSRELSETRARMSDMRGELSEEQKVELEHSQRQLKHREWEVNQLREKLSEMSSLVEEKDRALKAAAEELSQAQRRCQVLKDASQQTLENKEDAPRTPVQEPPSDLAELGAKCRGLRHEETIQRQKEGLAELRERVKMLEKRQCSGAVKSNSEPLVVWMKDLPEKIVQQRSLELEPAPVLGEKPKAGKAPDHVPNGSSFRITNSTVSLEMAEARDLGEKMYLDVIGALGSLVEMKELSGMQPLQYLPQEKRAEVGLQRQKALELLYKKIRNLQVHLERKEEILKDYEGSVEQLRQSQASLQRCQEEMSTLEDEAHREAEEKALLREALERMQLQLDQEKRLRQAAKRRKPGATKTLLRQAEGQGVHGRCCQIGKLIGAAPRGPSLGGGLQ, from the exons ATGCGAGCTTTCCTGAAGAGCTCGGGGGGGTGTTTCCAGCTGAAATCCTACACCACGACCATCGGGAGCCACAGAGGGGCTGACATCGTCCTGCAG tcTGCAGGGGTCGCAGACCGCCATGCAGCCCTGGAATTCTCCGCCTCAGACAACAGCTTCATCCTTCATGACTTCAACTCCCCCCACGGCACCTTTGTCAACAGCTGCCAGGTCCAAAACGCTGCCGTCAGGGTGAGGCCGGGGGACATCCTGAGCTTTGGCACTGCGGGAGCATCCTTCGAGCTGGTGCTGGATGGGGCTGCCCAG ATGCCCTGTTCTCCTATGAAACGTCGCATGGGGTGGAGTGGGCAGCTCCAGGTGGTTGCAGAGCCCAAACCCTGGACTGCTGCATCTCCTCTGTGCCTGCCCTcgctgcaggggcagctcccCCCTGACTCCCTGGGCAGTGGGGCCCCCAGAGCCCCTAGCCACGGGCCCCATCTGGTGCTGCCAAGGCGACCTGCAAGTGCCCAGAACAAGAGCACAGCCAGTGCCACCTCTCTGGACACCTCCAGCAGGACCTCTGCAGTCAGGCCAG TCTCAGCCAGCTTCTCAGGTGATGGTGCAAGCAGTGTGAGGAGAGCCCCTCCCCTGGGGCCTCACAAGGTGGATCTCCTCCTGCAGGGGAAG CAGGGTGAGAAGCTACTGGAGAAGGAATTGGGTCACCTTTTTTGTTTGGAAACACAGTTAAAGGGGAAGGATGTGGTGATGAGAGACCTACAGGAGGAGATCGCAGCCATGGCAAAGAaactggcccaggcagcagtgaggaacGAGGCTGAGCTgacccaggagctgctcaccTTCAGCCGAGAGCTGGGAGCCCAAACAGAGGAGATCAAAGCCCTGAGGGAACAG ATCAATGACCTGCAGAAAGGCTCAAACCAAGTTTTCAGCCATTCCCTCCATGAAAGAGACCTGGAGATCGGGAGGCTGCGGAAGGAAAGTGAGAAGTTGAAGAGGGACCAGGCTTTGACTGCAG GTCTGGTGAGCAATCTGCAAAGAGAACTCCTGCAAAAGGATCAGAAAATCCAGCAACTTCAGCAAGAGACTGAAAAACTAAATAAGGAAAACCAAGAGAACGACAATCAGCTGGCTGTGGTTTCTGCCAAG TGCTCAAGAATTAAAGAAGAAACAAAGCATGAACTCAGAGAGCAAGAGCTAATCTCCTGCAGAAAT CGCAtcaaggagctggagcaggggctgcaggggctgcagggggagaTCCGGAAGCATGAGAGTGTCCAGAAGCAACTGGCTGAGAAAACCAAG GTGGAGGAGGAGCTGAAGGCAGCCTGGTGCCAGCAGGCGGGGCAGCTGCGGGAGAtggggcgcagggagcgcctgCTGTGGTCTGACGTGcagagagctggggagcag ctggagtcCTTCAAGACCCAAGTGATGCAAGTCTTTTCTCCATcagcagctggcagcacagggaaacCTGTAACAGAGCAGCAG GTGATAGAGAAGGTCAGGCAGATCTCTGATGAGAAGCAACAAAGTCATGAGAGAGAAAAGAGTCTGCAGAAGGAATTAAGCTCCAGGCTCgcaaaggagaaggaggtgtcTGCAAACATCGAGGTGTTCAAGGACTCCCTGCAGAAGCTCCAG GCTTGCctgaggagcccctgcagcagtgccagcctgcgaggggagctggggcagctggagctgttgtGCCTGGATCCCCCTGTCTCGGCCATCAGGACAGCAGTGGTGGACATGGCACGTGGtcccctgtcctggctggagggtgcagagcagctcctggacaGCGCAGGGGTAGACCTGCACACCTCTGGCAAAG GGCTGTTGGCTGCTCTTGGGAGCTTGTTGGAAAAGAGTCAGGAGATGGCACAGAGGAATCAGATGTTGCAg GAGCAATTAgagaagctccaggagctgcaggcagagctgctgcaggggcacacAAAGGAGCTGGAAGCAAAACATGAGCAagacttacagaaaaaaatccagcaaattaTCCTGGAAAAGGACAAGGAGAGCAAACAG ATTCTGGAAAGCGCTGTCactgaggagaaggaaaaatgcAAGAAATCTGTGGAGGAAGAACAGAGGAAGATCCAAGAGTTGGAAAGCCATCTAAGAAGCATGGCTGAG GCAAACACGAAGAAGGCAGAGGATCAGGAACTGACAGAGGGAAAACTGAGAGAAGCTTTGCTCGAGCTGAAGAAAATTACTGCACAAGAG GCGCTGTTACAGCAGCAggtgctccagcagagccaacaGCTCAGGGCTGCCCAGGAGGAAAATGAGTTACAGAGGCAGAAACTGCAAGAAGAGGTAGCAGAatacagggagcagagcaggcagcattCCCTGACCATCTTGGCTTTAGAGGACAGGCTGCTAGAGGCCACTCAGCAGCAGAAGGtgctggaggaggaaaaggcagcACTTGTGGAAAAAATGGAAG GACTCCAGTGTGATGCCCACAGCTCAGCATCGGGAGCTTGGCTGGAGATTTGTCCTGCCTTGGAGTCTCATGTTTGTCTGAG GAAACTGCATGAAAAGCTGGCAGTGGTGCAGGGCATGCTCCTGGAAAAGAAGGTAGTCATCAGCAggctcagcagggagctgtCAGAAACCAGAGCCAGGATGTCGGACATGAGAG GGGAGCTGAGTGAGGAGCAGAAGGTGGAGCTGGAGCACAGCCAGAGGCAGCTGAAACACCGGGAGTGGGAAGTGAACCAGCTCAGGGAGAAGCTATCCGAGATGTCCAGCCTTGTGGAGGAGAAGGATCGGGccctgaaagcagcagctgaagaatTAAG CCAAGCCCAAAGGCGCTGCCAGGTGCTGAAGGATGCTTCCCAGcaaacactggaaaacaaaGAGGATGCTCCCAGGACACCAGTGCAG GAGCCACCATCAGACCTGGCTGAGCTCGGTGCAAAGTGCCGAGGCCTGAGGCACGAGGAAACGATCCAGCGCCAAAAAGAAGGTTTGGCCGAGCTCCGGGAGAGAGTAAAGATGCTGGAGAAGAGACAGTGCTCAG GTGCTGTGAAGAGCAATTCAGAGCCACTGGTGGTCTGGATGAAAGACTTACCAGAGAAAATAGTCCAACAAAGAAGCCTTGAGCTGGAACCTGCTCCTGTGTTGGGAGAAAAACCAAAGGCTGGCAAG GCTCCTGACCATGTTCCTAATGGGAGCTCATTCAGGATCACCAACAGCACAGTGAGCTTGGAAATGGCTGAGGCAAGAGACTTGGGTGAGAAGATG TACCTTGATGTAATCGGTGCTCTGGGAAGCCTGGTGGAGATgaaggagctgtcaggaatgcAGCCTCTGCAGTACCTTCCTCAGGAGAAAAGGGCAGAAGTGGGACTGCAGAGACAGAAGGCCCTAGAGCTGTTGTACAAAAAGATCAGGAACCTCCAGGTTCACctggaaaggaaagaagaaatccTGAAAGATTATGAGGGAAGTGTGGAGCAGCTCAG GCAGAGCCAAGCTTCCCTGCAAAGGTGCCAGGAGGAGATGTCCACCCTGGAAGATGAAGCCCACAGAGaggcagaagagaaggctctgctGAGAGAGGCTCTGGAGAggatgcagctccagctggacCAGGAGAAGAGGCTGCGGCAAGCGGCCAAACGGCGCAAG CCTGGAGCCACAAAGACTCTGCTCAGGCAAGCCGAAGGCCAAGGAGTGCATGGCAGATGCTGTCAAATCGGGAAGCTCATAGGAGCAGCACCACGGGGACCTTCACTAGGTGGTGGTCTGCAGTAG
- the LOC135285229 gene encoding forkhead-associated domain-containing protein 1 isoform X2 produces the protein MRAFLKSSGGCFQLKSYTTTIGSHRGADIVLQSAGVADRHAALEFSASDNSFILHDFNSPHGTFVNSCQVQNAAVRVRPGDILSFGTAGASFELVLDGAAQMPCSPMKRRMGWSGQLQVVAEPKPWTAASPLCLPSLQGQLPPDSLGSGAPRAPSHGPHLVLPRRPASAQNKSTASATSLDTSSRTSAVRPVSASFSGDGASSVRRAPPLGPHKVDLLLQGKGEKLLEKELGHLFCLETQLKGKDVVMRDLQEEIAAMAKKLAQAAVRNEAELTQELLTFSRELGAQTEEIKALREQDFSRNSQSTFRMINDLQKGSNQVFSHSLHERDLEIGRLRKESEKLKRDQALTAGLVSNLQRELLQKDQKIQQLQQETEKLNKENQENDNQLAVVSAKCSRIKEETKHELREQELISCRNRIKELEQGLQGLQGEIRKHESVQKQLAEKTKLSLQVEEELKAAWCQQAGQLREMGRRERLLWSDVQRAGEQLESFKTQVMQVFSPSAAGSTGKPVTEQQVIEKVRQISDEKQQSHEREKSLQKELSSRLAKEKEVSANIEVFKDSLQKLQACLRSPCSSASLRGELGQLELLCLDPPVSAIRTAVVDMARGPLSWLEGAEQLLDSAGVDLHTSGKGLLAALGSLLEKSQEMAQRNQMLQEQLEKLQELQAELLQGHTKELEAKHEQDLQKKIQQIILEKDKESKQILESAVTEEKEKCKKSVEEEQRKIQELESHLRSMAEANTKKAEDQELTEGKLREALLELKKITAQEALLQQQVLQQSQQLRAAQEENELQRQKLQEEVAEYREQSRQHSLTILALEDRLLEATQQQKVLEEEKAALVEKMEGLQCDAHSSASGAWLEICPALESHVCLRKLHEKLAVVQGMLLEKKVVISRLSRELSETRARMSDMRGELSEEQKVELEHSQRQLKHREWEVNQLREKLSEMSSLVEEKDRALKAAAEELSQAQRRCQVLKDASQQTLENKEDAPRTPVQEPPSDLAELGAKCRGLRHEETIQRQKEGLAELRERVKMLEKRQCSGAVKSNSEPLVVWMKDLPEKIVQQRSLELEPAPVLGEKPKAGKAPDHVPNGSSFRITNSTVSLEMAEARDLGEKMYLDVIGALGSLVEMKELSGMQPLQYLPQEKRAEVGLQRQKALELLYKKIRNLQVHLERKEEILKDYEGSVEQLRQSQASLQRCQEEMSTLEDEAHREAEEKALLREALERMQLQLDQEKRLRQAAKRRKPGATKTLLRQAEGQGVHGRCCQIGKLIGAAPRGPSLGGGLQ, from the exons ATGCGAGCTTTCCTGAAGAGCTCGGGGGGGTGTTTCCAGCTGAAATCCTACACCACGACCATCGGGAGCCACAGAGGGGCTGACATCGTCCTGCAG tcTGCAGGGGTCGCAGACCGCCATGCAGCCCTGGAATTCTCCGCCTCAGACAACAGCTTCATCCTTCATGACTTCAACTCCCCCCACGGCACCTTTGTCAACAGCTGCCAGGTCCAAAACGCTGCCGTCAGGGTGAGGCCGGGGGACATCCTGAGCTTTGGCACTGCGGGAGCATCCTTCGAGCTGGTGCTGGATGGGGCTGCCCAG ATGCCCTGTTCTCCTATGAAACGTCGCATGGGGTGGAGTGGGCAGCTCCAGGTGGTTGCAGAGCCCAAACCCTGGACTGCTGCATCTCCTCTGTGCCTGCCCTcgctgcaggggcagctcccCCCTGACTCCCTGGGCAGTGGGGCCCCCAGAGCCCCTAGCCACGGGCCCCATCTGGTGCTGCCAAGGCGACCTGCAAGTGCCCAGAACAAGAGCACAGCCAGTGCCACCTCTCTGGACACCTCCAGCAGGACCTCTGCAGTCAGGCCAG TCTCAGCCAGCTTCTCAGGTGATGGTGCAAGCAGTGTGAGGAGAGCCCCTCCCCTGGGGCCTCACAAGGTGGATCTCCTCCTGCAGGGGAAG GGTGAGAAGCTACTGGAGAAGGAATTGGGTCACCTTTTTTGTTTGGAAACACAGTTAAAGGGGAAGGATGTGGTGATGAGAGACCTACAGGAGGAGATCGCAGCCATGGCAAAGAaactggcccaggcagcagtgaggaacGAGGCTGAGCTgacccaggagctgctcaccTTCAGCCGAGAGCTGGGAGCCCAAACAGAGGAGATCAAAGCCCTGAGGGAACAG GATTTCAGCAGGAACAGCCAGAGCACATTTAGGATG ATCAATGACCTGCAGAAAGGCTCAAACCAAGTTTTCAGCCATTCCCTCCATGAAAGAGACCTGGAGATCGGGAGGCTGCGGAAGGAAAGTGAGAAGTTGAAGAGGGACCAGGCTTTGACTGCAG GTCTGGTGAGCAATCTGCAAAGAGAACTCCTGCAAAAGGATCAGAAAATCCAGCAACTTCAGCAAGAGACTGAAAAACTAAATAAGGAAAACCAAGAGAACGACAATCAGCTGGCTGTGGTTTCTGCCAAG TGCTCAAGAATTAAAGAAGAAACAAAGCATGAACTCAGAGAGCAAGAGCTAATCTCCTGCAGAAAT CGCAtcaaggagctggagcaggggctgcaggggctgcagggggagaTCCGGAAGCATGAGAGTGTCCAGAAGCAACTGGCTGAGAAAACCAAG CTCTCGTTGCAGGTGGAGGAGGAGCTGAAGGCAGCCTGGTGCCAGCAGGCGGGGCAGCTGCGGGAGAtggggcgcagggagcgcctgCTGTGGTCTGACGTGcagagagctggggagcag ctggagtcCTTCAAGACCCAAGTGATGCAAGTCTTTTCTCCATcagcagctggcagcacagggaaacCTGTAACAGAGCAGCAG GTGATAGAGAAGGTCAGGCAGATCTCTGATGAGAAGCAACAAAGTCATGAGAGAGAAAAGAGTCTGCAGAAGGAATTAAGCTCCAGGCTCgcaaaggagaaggaggtgtcTGCAAACATCGAGGTGTTCAAGGACTCCCTGCAGAAGCTCCAG GCTTGCctgaggagcccctgcagcagtgccagcctgcgaggggagctggggcagctggagctgttgtGCCTGGATCCCCCTGTCTCGGCCATCAGGACAGCAGTGGTGGACATGGCACGTGGtcccctgtcctggctggagggtgcagagcagctcctggacaGCGCAGGGGTAGACCTGCACACCTCTGGCAAAG GGCTGTTGGCTGCTCTTGGGAGCTTGTTGGAAAAGAGTCAGGAGATGGCACAGAGGAATCAGATGTTGCAg GAGCAATTAgagaagctccaggagctgcaggcagagctgctgcaggggcacacAAAGGAGCTGGAAGCAAAACATGAGCAagacttacagaaaaaaatccagcaaattaTCCTGGAAAAGGACAAGGAGAGCAAACAG ATTCTGGAAAGCGCTGTCactgaggagaaggaaaaatgcAAGAAATCTGTGGAGGAAGAACAGAGGAAGATCCAAGAGTTGGAAAGCCATCTAAGAAGCATGGCTGAG GCAAACACGAAGAAGGCAGAGGATCAGGAACTGACAGAGGGAAAACTGAGAGAAGCTTTGCTCGAGCTGAAGAAAATTACTGCACAAGAG GCGCTGTTACAGCAGCAggtgctccagcagagccaacaGCTCAGGGCTGCCCAGGAGGAAAATGAGTTACAGAGGCAGAAACTGCAAGAAGAGGTAGCAGAatacagggagcagagcaggcagcattCCCTGACCATCTTGGCTTTAGAGGACAGGCTGCTAGAGGCCACTCAGCAGCAGAAGGtgctggaggaggaaaaggcagcACTTGTGGAAAAAATGGAAG GACTCCAGTGTGATGCCCACAGCTCAGCATCGGGAGCTTGGCTGGAGATTTGTCCTGCCTTGGAGTCTCATGTTTGTCTGAG GAAACTGCATGAAAAGCTGGCAGTGGTGCAGGGCATGCTCCTGGAAAAGAAGGTAGTCATCAGCAggctcagcagggagctgtCAGAAACCAGAGCCAGGATGTCGGACATGAGAG GGGAGCTGAGTGAGGAGCAGAAGGTGGAGCTGGAGCACAGCCAGAGGCAGCTGAAACACCGGGAGTGGGAAGTGAACCAGCTCAGGGAGAAGCTATCCGAGATGTCCAGCCTTGTGGAGGAGAAGGATCGGGccctgaaagcagcagctgaagaatTAAG CCAAGCCCAAAGGCGCTGCCAGGTGCTGAAGGATGCTTCCCAGcaaacactggaaaacaaaGAGGATGCTCCCAGGACACCAGTGCAG GAGCCACCATCAGACCTGGCTGAGCTCGGTGCAAAGTGCCGAGGCCTGAGGCACGAGGAAACGATCCAGCGCCAAAAAGAAGGTTTGGCCGAGCTCCGGGAGAGAGTAAAGATGCTGGAGAAGAGACAGTGCTCAG GTGCTGTGAAGAGCAATTCAGAGCCACTGGTGGTCTGGATGAAAGACTTACCAGAGAAAATAGTCCAACAAAGAAGCCTTGAGCTGGAACCTGCTCCTGTGTTGGGAGAAAAACCAAAGGCTGGCAAG GCTCCTGACCATGTTCCTAATGGGAGCTCATTCAGGATCACCAACAGCACAGTGAGCTTGGAAATGGCTGAGGCAAGAGACTTGGGTGAGAAGATG TACCTTGATGTAATCGGTGCTCTGGGAAGCCTGGTGGAGATgaaggagctgtcaggaatgcAGCCTCTGCAGTACCTTCCTCAGGAGAAAAGGGCAGAAGTGGGACTGCAGAGACAGAAGGCCCTAGAGCTGTTGTACAAAAAGATCAGGAACCTCCAGGTTCACctggaaaggaaagaagaaatccTGAAAGATTATGAGGGAAGTGTGGAGCAGCTCAG GCAGAGCCAAGCTTCCCTGCAAAGGTGCCAGGAGGAGATGTCCACCCTGGAAGATGAAGCCCACAGAGaggcagaagagaaggctctgctGAGAGAGGCTCTGGAGAggatgcagctccagctggacCAGGAGAAGAGGCTGCGGCAAGCGGCCAAACGGCGCAAG CCTGGAGCCACAAAGACTCTGCTCAGGCAAGCCGAAGGCCAAGGAGTGCATGGCAGATGCTGTCAAATCGGGAAGCTCATAGGAGCAGCACCACGGGGACCTTCACTAGGTGGTGGTCTGCAGTAG